Within Deinococcus metalli, the genomic segment CCGCAGCGTCGCGCCGGCACAGTCCCGATACACGCACACCCTGTCGACTGCCCTGTCGCCCGATGAGGTTGTGCTATTGGTGACCCGGCCAGCTGCCACCGGCGCCAAGACGTCGACGGACTACCGTGTGTCGATCGCGCCCGTCGGGACGGCAGGCACCGTTGCCATCAACAGCGATCAGGCCCGACTCCGCTTCGTCTCCGATCCAGCTCTGTTGGGCCCCGCTGCGGGTGGTCGCCTCAATGCCTTGCTCGTCCGGATTACCAACATCCCACTGAGTGCGCTGAGGGAGGGCATCATCACTCCCGCTCAAGCCAACTCCGACGCCCGATAGATTTCCGCCCAGTCACACTCCTGGCTGGGCGAAAATTGCTCTCCCCCAATTCATCATCAACTTCCGATATCGCTGAGCTATATTGAGCCATGCCCACCCATGACGGTGACCTCGACCTCTCCCTGCTGACCCTGCTGGAAGCCGGCGAGGCCTACGGGCTGGAGCTCGCCAAGGCCCTGCGCGAGCTGACCAGCGGCGACCTCGACCTGAACGCCGGCACCCTCTACCCGGCCCTGCACCGCCTGGAGGCGCGCGGCTGGCTCCAGAGCGACACCCGCCCCAGCGTCCGGGGCGGCCACCCCCTGCGCTACTACCGGCTCACGGACGCCGGGCAGGGCGCGCTGGACGCCAAGCGCGAGGCCTACCGCCGCTGGCACCAGGGCCTCACCGCCCGATGGGGGTCAAGGTGAATGCGCTGGAAGCCTACTTACGGCGGGCCAGCCGGGGCCTGCCCCGCGCCCACGGACGCCGGGTGCGCGAGGAACTCCGCGGCAGCGTGCTCGAGCGCGCCGCCGAGCATCAGGTCGCCGGGCACGGGGCCGAGCACGCCCTGGAGCTCGCCCTGCGGGAGTTTGGCGATCCCGTTCGCCTCGCCCGGGGCATGCAGCGGCTGTACAGCGTGCCGCGCCTCACCCTGCTGGCCCTGACCCTGAGCGGCCTGGGCGGCCTCATCACGCTGGGCATGATCCAGATGCCGCGCGCGGGCGCACTGGCCGCCCTGGTGCAGCCGGGCACCGACCTCAGCTGCCGGCCGGCCCCGCAGACTCCGTGGTGGGCAGTGCCCGGTGCCTGGGCGACCTGCAAGGCGAGCCGGGTGACCGACCACGGAGTCTTCCGGCTGGCCGACCTGCG encodes:
- a CDS encoding PadR family transcriptional regulator, whose amino-acid sequence is MPTHDGDLDLSLLTLLEAGEAYGLELAKALRELTSGDLDLNAGTLYPALHRLEARGWLQSDTRPSVRGGHPLRYYRLTDAGQGALDAKREAYRRWHQGLTARWGSR